The nucleotide sequence GCTTCCTactttttctactttttctacattctacatttaagtgacctcaacttgtaaacaatgtctgcctgctgtgttGTTGGTTGCCAATTTGTTGGTAAAATCACTTCTCGGCAGCCTATTGTTAGTTGCTGGTTATGTGAGAACATTGCGCACGCAAAATGTGCAGACTTTGGGCATAGTGCTGCCCAAATTGCTGAtcgcactagatctaatgctAACCTGGACTGGACGTGCCCTACATGCCTACATATCAAAATCGATATAAGAGCATTTATGAGGCAAACGGAGCTGGAGTTCCAGGCATTACGTGCTGGATTTACGGACTTATTAAGTCGATTTAATGTTTGCGACTCgaactttaaaggtcggaTTTTTCTAAGTCaatcttcattaaatataaatcgtaGTCCTACACTGCCTAATGTTTCTTTAAACGTTCCAGATCTCTCGACCAACCTCTCTCTTCCCAGCCCCACTGCAGGCTATGTGTCGTGCGACGAGGATGATCCCAATGGGATCGAGTCATCAACGAATGACCCCACGGGGCAATCGCTGCCAGATTCAGGGACTGTAGTTTCGCCTGAGTCATTAAGGCCTACTCACCGTTCACCGGCTGTTGCCACTTCCGGGGCTCTGCCGCACCTTGTACTTCCTATAGCTAATACCCTCGCACCTCCTCCTGTCCCACTTACTAGCATGATCCCTAGGAAAAACACGCATAGCCCTGCTCTCTCTTCTCCGGTACCACTCACTGTCATGGTACCTAggaaatctatttttgtgtctaggttgaatgcagcaataacagtaaatgacgttatgcatcatattgtcacaaacctctcccttcccaatcaaaatggtattgacatcaccaaatttaattttaaacagataAGAGATTACTCTTCCTTTAAAATACTGGTTCCGGACGGGCTGTTCTCTAAACTTCTTTgccccaatttttggcctgctgatataattgtccacgagtatataaaaaaaaatagcttcctttccatgacttctttgtcggcgcccagctctgatataaattcaaaaaactaaatttcctaattcactatcagaatgttcgggggcttcttagtaaactctgtgcgctttatataaatagttcaGTTTTTGAGGCCAATGTTATTGTACTCTCTGAGACCTGGCCTAACCCATCCGTACACGATAGTGAGATTTtgtctaataacttttttgtttatcggaaggatcgtcagacccgtcgaggaggaggcgttcttattggagtcaaatccaatttaacttctgagttttttgatatttctgaatcatcaggtattgaatttatttccgtaaaattatctttcccaaaaagaaacatttttgtaACCTGCTCGTATATATATCCCGGCTCTGAATTTAACGTGTATCTACTGCACCTGTCCGCCATACATTCTATCTCCTTGTTGCTTACTGAAACTGACCAACTTATTGTgcttggtgactttaatcttcccaatatctcttggttggagagtaaggactcattggcaatgatttctaggatgcaaaatgattttattgatggtcttgttgaactatctttgcagcaagttaacaggattccacatcatattggtcgtcttcttgacttaatctttgtttttgatagtagcgatgctgaagtcagtcgtatttcgccactatctttacctgaagattgttatcatcctacccttcagctctgtattaatggattttttaataatcctaggactgcaataaatgaacagcctagtttgtgttttaagaggactgattacggaatttgaactattctaaatgtaactttatgaccttttatcgtTGTAGTCCATCTCTGTATTCTTGTTGTATCGGTAATAACGCCCTTGAAcgtattttttttgttcaggatcttggcgttctatttgatcataaacttagttttaaagaccatatatctactataactaacaaagccagaagtctcctggcgtttatgaagcgctggtcaagggagtttgatgatccatacacaacaaagcttttgtatgtttctcttgttcgtccctcattggaatattgctcgtgtatatggccacctcaaattagctgttaccaaaatatgttagagtccgttcaaaaacaattccttttatttgctttgagaggtttaagctgggacacaggaagtcgattgccctcttatcatgcgaggttgcgcctgctggacttaccaaccctgaaccatcgtagaaagtgtcatggagttatgtttttgcataaattaattaatggtgatgttgactgtcccttccttcttagttccctaaactggaatgtaccctgtagaacagttcgtcgctttcgtccgttgtccctgccaatttgtagatCCAATTATGCCCTTCATGATCCTTTTCGGGCTCTTTGTGACGACAATAATTcactgtgtcacgtcttactgtttgatagccctaatgcaactaattatgataaacttatgtattttctatcttccaataatttgtaaatttctatgttactagccattctatgtgagcatgtattttaaactgtctattgttatgtcgtctttttccatgtccgcgatttcgtttacttgcccaaatcggtttagggctccgcgcgtaacaagcattgcttggtgtcgtaagggccacttgtttgtactaaccatagtgcatcaacgtccaagatcCAAGATCCCTTTTCTACCCCGTGGGGGGCACCGGACCCCTCGAACTACAGGGCAGTCAATTCTACCAGTACCAAAGAAGTTAACGCCTCCCTTTCTAAGTATTTCGACTATTACAGCCTACTTTATTACCTACTTTGAGTTCTCTGCTCTTCTATGTGAACGAATTATATATCGAACACATTAAGGTTGCAACTGCTGCCCTCAGGCGAATGGTCTGGTCGAGCGCATAGACCGAGTGCTTGCCCCTATATTAGGTAAACTTTCCGAGCCATTGGAGGAATCTGATTGGTATAAACTAGTCAATCATGTTGAATTTGCTATTGATAACCGCAAAAACACTTAGTATTTTGCTGTTTGACAGCAACCAGCGAGGTCCTCTTATAGATGAGTTATCCGAGTACTTTGACGAGAAATTTGTGTGGCTTCCGAACGAAAAGTAGCCAggccgaaatcataaatttaatatagtttatttattttatcgaatgacCATAGTATCATTTTTCGATAGAGAACCATACAATGGATAAAGGAAAAAGAAATATCAAACCGTTTGACGGTGAAATATATTCAATATGGAAGTTCAGAGTGAGGGCGCTGTTAGAAGAGCACGACCCTTTGAGGGTCATAGATGAAACTCATGCAGAAGTGACCGATGAGATAAAAAAGGCAGAACGAAATGGTAAAAGTTTAATAATTGAAAGTTTAAGTGATGCGAAGATAAGAATCTTTCGTTAACAGAGAAAGCACTGCTAAGCAGATTTTTGCAAATTTAGATGCAATTTACGAGAGAAGAAGCTTGGCATCGCAACTATCTCTGCGAAAGAAATTTTTAGCCATGAAATCAACAGGTGACACTTCACTCCTCaatcattttaatttcttcGATGATCTCATTACTGAACTTATCGCGTCAGGAGCAAAGTTAGATGATATGGATAACATTTGTCGTGTCCTGCTTTTCGCGCAGTGTAGATACCGGCTAGTCAACGAACATCCCAGGGAGGGGAACAACCAACAATGTTGTCTACGCAGCagacacaacaaaaacaaaacggaAATTCAAACTCGGACAACGGCAATTTCACGACGGATTTTTTTGAACATCTGGACTGGACAACACAGCTCTTATTGTGGTCCTGGAGTCCCTCCCAACCATGAGTGTATCCTTCAACATCCTTTGGACACATCTCCCAATCCTGTTCGGTGGATCGTGCTACCTCGCctaactcatctcaccccccAACACGAATTTCTACTCACACGACTTCATTTCGTTTTCACATTATAATTCACAATTTTCtcttaaattttaacatttaataaTCCTACCTACGGTTCCGAACTTTTACAGggaacacatatatatatatatataaataaataacaataaacaatATTCCAATAGTTTTGGATTGGTGTAAATAAAtaggttaaataaataaataatttaaatggatATAAGTAGgaataaattaatttgggCGGGTTACATAATCAATAACATCAGtctcaattttttttgtattaattttcGGCTTGTTGAATTTGTTTGCCGCTTGTAGTTTTCGGGAACCTTTTGCTAATTCTGGGTGGCAAATATAAGGGGCGAATAAAAACCTGGGGCCACCCGGCGATGAGTGGCCAATTTTCTTGTCGAAAATTTAGATCTCCTCCTGGTGGCTGGTCTTCGTCTCTCCTTACGTCAGTCTATTTTCCTGATCCAGGCTTTTCCCTCACGGAATAATTGGGTAGGAACTTGACTtctaatattatatatatttttttttcaacatAACCGTCTGCGACCAACTATATTTGCCCTTTAATCACTCTTGCTTGTTTCAATTTTTCAAGCCTCTCTTCGCCCAAAAACCACTCAAACTTTTCGAATTTAAGCCTTGGTTCATTTGGGAGTTATCCGGTTTAAGGAACCAGTTCTATGACTTGTCTAAGCTGCACGACTCCCTGAACTCACGAGTCGTCGATAGTGTTGTATCGATTTTCGCCTATCGTTATCAGTCTTAATGTAAACAGCTTTGCTAAATTTACCATTTGTGCATATTTTTGTCGTTTAGCACATAACAAGCACACTACGGTTTCGATGCTCGTCTCGGAACTGGAGTGGAGGATGTGCGTGTTCTGCTGGTTGTACTGCCCAACGTAGGCCACCGCCCACAACCCTGAGATTAATGCCTGGTGAGTGTGATTTGCTAGCCGGGCACTATTGTTTCAGATCCTTTGCATGGAAAACTCCCAAAGGATTTCCGCGCAAGTTTTCCAAAGCGTACAAAGAGTTTCCCAACGCTTTTGTGACTCGACATTTAGTGTACTTTCTGCAAAACTTGGAATTCCTATTCTTGCTGAAGTCACTTAGGACAAAGTATCTCTTGTATATTTCTTGACCCGGTGAGTATGTTGTAACTCTTCGCTGCTTTCTCGTAGGCCTGATGTATcctttcctttattttttctcTGGATAGCTGTTGTCGTTCCGACCTGGGCAATTGGGATATCTCAGCTTCATTCAGGGCATTCAACTTGCGAGCCAGCGAGTAATCTTTCCCATACGTGAACATGTGCTGTCCGAACATGGCAAAGTACGGCGAAGTTCCGGTGCTGCTATGTATGGATGACCTCAGCGACGCTTGTATGTCCGGTAAGTGTTCATCCCATCGCGTGTGGTCGTCTTGGATGTTTACTCGGATTGCTGCTAATACGGATTGGTTCACTCTCTCCGAAGCATTGGATTGTGGTGCGTATCTCCCTGTCTTCATGTGTGTAATTCCATATTCTTGTAGCATATTCTCGAATTCCTTGGATACAAACTGTCTTCCGTTGTCCGTGTGGATTGTTTCCGGAACTCCGAATTGGGTGAATATTTCTTCTTGCAGGAATCGGATTACAGCTGTCGATGTGGCCTCCGGCATCGCTTTTAGCCACAcaaacttggtcaagtgatcTAATGCGATAAATAGCATGGTATTTCCTCGGCGAGACCGCGGATATTTTCCTAAGAAATCCAGGTACATCTTTTGAATGGGTCGATCTGTCCGTGCTTCCTTTTCCATCACTGGTCGCTTTATCTGTGTTGTGTGCTTGTTCTCTTTGGAGTTTTCGCAGGCTGCTACAAAGTCTCGAACTTGAACTACCATTTAGGGCCAGTAATACATCTGCTGAAGTCTCGCCAAGGTCTTTGCCATACCCCCATGCATCGCCATGTCGCCGCCGTGGGCTTGCTGGATTAGAGTTGTCGTCAATGCTTCCGGAATCCACAGTTTCCATTCAAATTCCCCACTTTCCTCTCTATTGAAGTGTGTCTTCTTGAATAGAAGTCCTTCTTCCACACGTAAGTCCGGAAATTTATCTCTTACTTGCTCTACAACCAACTGCAGTCTTTCCAGGTATTCAGGAGCCGAGATAGCATGTCGGCCACGATGTTGTCTTTCCCTTTCCGATGCTTTATGTTGAAGTCGAATGCCTGTAACGCTAACGACCACCGCGCCGAAAAGAATGCTATTGGCCGGTCCGATCCTTCTACGTCTTGCTGGTATAATACTGCCCCAATTCCCACATGGCTGGCGTCACACTGTATCCAGAAGTGTTTTCCAAAGTCTGGATGAGCTAATACCGGCGCACAGGTAAGTGCTTTCTTCAGCGTTTCGAATGCCGTAGTTGCTTCCTCCGTCCacataaattttgttttattttttttaaggcaGTCCGTAAGCGGCGCACTTACACCGGAGTAATTTTGGATGAATCTGCGATACCAGCCTGCGGTTCCTAAGAAGCTGCGTAGTTGTCGCGTATTTTTGGGCACCTCTATCTTCATAATCGCCTCAACTTTCTTCGGATCCGTCCGCAAGGCCCCGTCACCGATTATGAATCCCAAATATCGcaagtatttaaaacaaaattttaacttgtGTAGCCCGATCGTCAAATTTGCTTTATTTAAACACTCTGCCACTTCTTTCAGCAACATGCAGTGTTCTTCGAAAGTCTTGGATATCATCAGCAAGTCATCCAAGTATACAAAGACGCGGCTACGAAGACGCTGTGGGATTACCTTGTCCATTACCCTACACAACCTTTGAGCCGAATTACATAATCCGAATGGCATCCGTCGAAACTGATAAAGTGGCCTTCCAGGTATTGTGAAAGCGGTCAAGGGACGACTTTTCTCATCGAGTTCCACTTGCCAGAACGCATGTTTCAAATCGATACTGCTGATGAAAATCGTCTCATTCAAATCGACTCAATGTTCTGTAGCGGGTAAGCATCCTTCACTGTATGTGTGTTCAGTTTTCTCGCGTCTAAGCACAGCCTATTCTTTCCAGGTTTCTGTACCAGCGTCGTTCGGTTGTTCCAGGGACTTTCACTTAACTCGATGACTCCTAACCGTAGCCTTTCATCGACTTCTGCGAATAGCAGTTGTTGTTTCGCCGGAGACACGGGAAAGAATCTCTCCTTGACGGGTACAGTTCCTTCAACTAACTGGATCGAGTGTTCTTCTACCTTGGTAAGTCCTAATCCTTGACTTTCGTAGGTCAGAAAACGTCCTTTTGCTTCTTCCATTTGCTCAGTCTGTTCGGGGGATAGGATATGTGCCTCTATCGGTTCTCCTTTGGCCATAAATTCGGATTCCACCTGGTGTAAGGATTCTACACCCACCACCTCTGGTGCCAATTCGAATTTTCTCCAGAAATCTATGCCCaggtacaatttttgtttcaaGGATGGACAAAGGAGTATCTGCAATCGATGGGTTACCCCATTATACGAGATGCTGGGTTGAATCTTCCCCACTACTCGATGCTGTGTACCTCCTGCTGATTTCATTATCGATTGTGATCTCTGTAATTTCAGTCCTAACCTTTCCACTGTTTCTAGGCAACCTTCCCCAAGCAAGCTTACTGATGCCCCGGAATCCAAGAGACCCACGACCTCCAGGTCTTCGATCTTCACCTGTGCGAATGGTCTGTTGTCGCCTTCCACCGCAGCTCTGATGGCCGAATAAATCATCCTTCTTTCTGCTTTCCGCTGCTGACTTCTCCTACGGGCTCTGGCAATTTTTGGCGAAATGTTCCGGTCCGGATCATTTTTCCCAAATATTCGGTTCCTGACCTCTTGGTAATGTGCTTCCCGGACTGCAATCGGTTCACGTTTCGACCATTTAATAGTATGTGCtggtttatttatatttatcagAATTTTACTAATTTTAATCGCCTTACAGCTATCCTTATCATTAGGCATGCAATTTGACGAGGCAAACGGATTGGAGCGTGGTTCCTCGTTCTTGCCCAAGCTCCTCACGCCGTTTCCCGTTTGGCATCGAGTACATCTTGGAGTCCTCACACCGGGTAGTCCACACTTGAAACAGAACACCTTTAACACCTCCGATTCACACGCGTTAAATGGGTGTCCCACGGTTCCACAATTCCAGCATGTCAGTGGCTGTCGTTCCCAGTTGGTCTCCCAGTGTCTAGCTAATGCCTCCACTTCCTCTTGTTCTCCAGGTACACTCTCTTCTCCGACTGATTCCGGACAAAGCTCATCGATCCTCGGACGATCTTTATACCCTCGGTGAGTTTCGAGGTTGCTGGGATGTCGGGTCCACCGAGTCGCCAATATTCTCTCCGCATCGTGGCATTCATGTCGGAGTTGATCCATATTAGTGATGTATATCGGGTATATAATTCTCGAAATCTGATCCCTAATGTTCATTTTTATCAGGTCAAAGTCGGAAAACGGCAACTCTAGTCGCGATCTGAGCGCTAGCATGGTCTGGATATACACCTCGATGGTTTCTCCCGGCTTCTGCTTCCGTTCTCGCAGCTCATACTCTCGCTCGAAGTTGGATCGGTGACTCTGGAACTGCTGCTGTAGTGCGTACCTCAGGTAAGTCCACTCTTCCTTCTCCGTTGACCTCACGTACATCCAGTACCATTCCTTGGCTTCTCCTTCAACTAACACGTGAAATTCTCTTAGGACCTCCTTCCACGGCACCTGATACGACCTTTGGAGATGTTCGAGGCGGAATATAAACTCTGACACGAGCATGGTTCTGGGACTTCCATCAAAACTAAGCCTTCACTTCCGCAGTTGGCCGACTTTAAACGCAAAATCGCCCACTGCCCCGCTTGACCGACGCTGATCCGGTCCTGGATTGAAGTTGTTGTGAGTCCCACCGTTTCCAGGAGGATGTTCTGGCGGCGTTATGTGAGACCCATTCCATCTCCTTGGTTCCTGCTCCGTCGACCAGGCGGTTTGCCGATACCCTTCCGATGCGTGACGATTCATCTCCTGCTTCTCGGACAGCGCCTCAGATGTTGGCGGCGGGAAACCCATGTGGTGACTTACCCCCGGCAGTATGATTGGCGGAGGTTGTTGTAGCATCCTCGGGTCGAATGGTGGCATCTGACTCGGATTGGCCCGCGGCTGCTCTGCAAGGCCATGAGGTGGCGGCATCGGCGTCCCCGAAGAGGGTATTTGGCCCTGTCCAACTTATTGTCCTTGGGCCTGGCGAACCTGCGTAGATGCCTGCCATGCTGCTTTTTCCTTTACGAAATCCCTGCGCCACTCCGCCATGCAGTCATTGATGTCCTTCATGAACTGCATCATATCCTGCTGCATCTGCTGTTTGAACATTTCGTACTCCGTCGACATTCCCATCTGGTACGAATGTTGAGCTTGAACCAGTGCCGCATTAACCCCTGATTTTATCTCAGATGGCAAAGACTTTGGTATGGCCCCGGTTCCGCCTACCGCTTGAAGACCACTAGCTTGAAAAGAAAAACACATAGATATAGGCACTGCTCGATGGTA is from Drosophila suzukii chromosome 3, CBGP_Dsuzu_IsoJpt1.0, whole genome shotgun sequence and encodes:
- the LOC139353160 gene encoding uncharacterized protein isoform X1, producing the protein MNLRYQPAVPKKLRSCRVFLGTSIFIIASTFFGSVRKAPSPIMNPKYPTCSVLRKSWISSASHPSIQRRGYEDAVGLPCPLPYTTFEPNYIIRMASVETDKVAFQNACFKSILLMKIVSFKSTQCSVAGFCTSVVRLFQGLSLNSMTPNRSLSSTSANSSCCFAGDTGKNLSLTGTVPSTNWIECSSTLSVRGIGYVPLSVLLWP
- the LOC139353160 gene encoding uncharacterized protein isoform X6, whose product is MASVETDKVAFQNACFKSILLMKIVSFKSTQCSVAGFCTSVVRLFQGLSLNSMTPNRSLSSTSANSSCCFAGDTGKNLSLTGTVPSTNWIECSSTLSVRGIGYVPLSVLLWP
- the LOC139353160 gene encoding uncharacterized protein isoform X2, producing the protein MPRQPSPSKLTDAPESKRPTTSRSSIFTCANGMQFDEANGLERGSSFLPKLLTPFPVWHRVHLGVLTPGSPHLKQNTFNTSDSHALNGCPTVPQFQHVSGCRSQLVSQCLANASTSSCSPGTLSSPTDSGQSSSILGRSLYPRSKSENGNSSRDLSASMVWIYTSMVSPGFCFRSRSSYSRSKLDR
- the LOC139353160 gene encoding uncharacterized protein isoform X5, whose protein sequence is MPRQPSPSKLTDAPESKRPTTSRSSIFTCANGMQFDEANGLERGSSFLPKLLTPFPVWHRVHLGVLTPGSPHLKQNTFNTSDSHALNGCPTVPQFQHVHSLLRLIPDKAHRSSDDLYTLGQSRKTATLVAI
- the LOC139353160 gene encoding uncharacterized protein isoform X4, encoding MPRQPSPSKLTDAPESKRPTTSRSSIFTCANGMQFDEANGLERGSSFLPKLLTPFPVWHRVHLGVLTPGSPHLKQNTFNTSDSHALNGCPTVPQFQHVHSLLRLIPDKAHRSSDDLYTLGEFRGCWDVGSTESPIFSPHRGIHVGVDPY
- the LOC139353160 gene encoding uncharacterized protein isoform X3 yields the protein MQFDEANGLERGSSFLPKLLTPFPVWHRVHLGVLTPGSPHLKQNTFNTSDSHALNGCPTVPQFQHVSGCRSQLVSQCLANASTSSCSPGTLSSPTDSGQSSSILGRSLYPRSKSENGNSSRDLSASMVWIYTSMVSPGFCFRSRSSYSRSKLDR